In one window of Primulina tabacum isolate GXHZ01 chromosome 8, ASM2559414v2, whole genome shotgun sequence DNA:
- the LOC142553858 gene encoding cytochrome P450 98A2-like, with translation MAPSLLFLLFPAIFLLLHLYRRLRFRIPPGPRAWPVVGNLYDIKPVRFRCFAEWAQTYGPIISVWFGSTLNVVVSNAELAKEVLKEKDQQLADRHRSRSAAKFSRDGQDLIWADYGPHYVKVRKVCTVELFSSKRLEALRPIREDEVSAMVESIYTDCTATENLGKSLLLRKYLGAVAFNNITRLAFGKQFVNSEGQLDKQGQEFKAIVANGLKLGASLAMAEHVPWLRWMFPLDEDAFAKHGSRRDRLTREIMDEHTLARQKSGEKQHFFDALLTLQDKYDLSEDTIIGLLWDMITAGMDTTAISVEWAMAELIKNPRIQQKVQDEIDCVIGHERVMNEMDFSNLPYLQCVAKEALRLHPPTPLMLPHRANANVKIGGYDIPKGSNVHVNVWAVARDPKVWKNSLEFWPERFLEEDVDMKGHDFRLLPFGAGRRVCPGAQLGINLVTSMIGHLMHHFSWAPRNGSSIEEINMEENPGLVTYMRTPLEAVPTPRLLPQLYVRTTVDT, from the exons ATGGCGCCTTCTTTACTCTTTCTCCTCTTCCCCGCCATCtttctcctcctccacctctACCGCCGCCTTCGGTTCCGCATTCCTCCAGGGCCGCGAGCGTGGCCGGTCGTTGGGAATCTCTACGACATAAAGCCGGTGCGGTTCCGGTGCTTCGCGGAGTGGGCTCAAACCTATGGACCCATAATCTCTGTGTGGTTCGGGTCAACCTTGAACGTCGTGGTTTCTAATGCGGAATTAGCAAAAGAAGTGCTGAAAGAGAAGGATCAGCAGCTCGCCGACCGCCACCGCAGCCGCTCCGCCGCGAAGTTCAGCCGCGATGGGCAGGATCTGATCTGGGCCGATTACGGGCCACACTATGTGAAGGTGAGAAAAGTTTGTACTGTGGAGCTGTTTTCGTCCAAAAGGCTTGAAGCTCTGAGACCTATTAGAGAGGACGAGGTCTCGGCTATGGTGGAATCCATTTACACTGATTGTACTGCTACTG AAAATTTAGGAAAGAGTTTACTATTAAGGAAATATCTTGGAGCTGTGGCATTCAACAACATAACAAGACTTGCATTCGGCAAACAATTTGTGAATTCTGAGGGACAACTAGATAAGCAAGGGCAGGAATTCAAGGCCATTGTTGCAAATGGGTTAAAGCTTGGTGCATCTCTTGCCATGGCCGAGCATGTACCATGGCTTCGTTGGATGTTCCCACTTGATGAAGATGCATTTGCCAAGCATGGATCCCGTAGGGACCGTCTCACCAGAGAAATAATGGATGAGCACACCCTTGCTCGCCAAAAGAGTGGAGAAAAACAGCACTTTTTTGATGCTCTTCTCACACTTCAAGATAAGTATGATCTTAGTGAGGACACCATCATTGGCCTTCTGTGG GACATGATAACTGCTGGGATGGACACAACTGCAATTTCAGTCGAATGGGCCATGGCTGAATTGATCAAGAACCCCAGAATCCAACAGAAGGTTCAAGATGAAATAGACTGTGTAATAGGACATGAACGTGTGATGAATGAAATGGACTTCTCAAACCTTCCCTACCTACAGTGCGTGGCCAAGGAAGCTCTCCGGTTGCACCCTCCAACCCCACTTATGCTTCCTCACCGTGCCAATGCCAATGTAAAAATCGGTGGATATGACATTCCTAAGGGCTCAAATGTGCATGTAAACGTGTGGGCAGTAGCCCGGGACCCCAAGGTGTGGAAGAATTCCTTGGAATTCTGGCCAGAAAGGTTCCTTGAGGAAGATGTGGACATGAAGGGACATGATTTTCGACTACTTCCCTTTGGTGCTGGAAGAAGAGTATGTCCCGGTGCACAGCTCGGAATCAATTTGGTGACATCGATGATAGGTCATCTCATGCACCACTTCAGTTGGGCTCCACGTAATGGCTCGAGTATAGAAGAGATCAACATGGAAGAGAATCCTGGTCTGGTCACCTATATGAGGACTCCATTGGAGGCTGTACCCACTCCAAGATTATTGCCACAATTGTATGTAAGGACTACAGTCGATACGTGA